A stretch of the Ictidomys tridecemlineatus isolate mIctTri1 chromosome 5, mIctTri1.hap1, whole genome shotgun sequence genome encodes the following:
- the Kcng1 gene encoding voltage-gated potassium channel regulatory subunit KCNG1 has product MTLLPGDNSDYDYSALSCTSDASFHPAFLPQSQSLKGVFYRRAQRLRPQDGPCPGGPAGDRRRRIIINVGGIKYSLPWTTLDEFPLTRLGQLKACTNFDDILNVCDDYDVTCNEFFFDRNPGAFGTILTFLRAGKLRLLREMCALSFQEELLYWGIAEDHLDGCCRRRYLQKIEEFAEMVEQEDEEDPLDSEGRDSEGPARAEGRLGRCMRRLRDMVERPHSGLPGKVFACLSVLFVTVTAVNLSVSTLPSLREEEEQGQCSQMCRNVFIVESVCVGWFSLEFLLRFIQAPSKFAFLRSPLTLIDLVAILPYYVTLLVDGAASGRRKPGASNSYLDKVGLVLRVLRALRILYVMRLARHSLGLQTLGLTARRCTREFGLLLLFLCVAIALFAPLLYVIENEMADSPEFTSIPACYWWAVITMTTVGYGDMVPRSTPGQVVALSSILSGILLMAFPVTSIFHTFSRSYLELKQEQERVMFRRAQFLIKTKSQLSGMSQDSDILFGSASSDTRDNN; this is encoded by the exons ATGACCCTGCTACCGGGAGACAATTCTGATTACGACTACAGCGCCCTGAGCTGCACCTCGGACGCCTCCTTCCACCCGGCCTTCCTCCCGCAGAGCCAGTCCCTCAAGGGCGTGTTCTACCGGCGCGCCCAGCGGCTGCGGCCGCAGGATGGCCCCTGCCCGGGCGGCCCCGCGGGGGACCGCCGGCGCCGCATCATCATCAACGTGGGCGGCATCAAGTACTCGCTGCCCTGGACCACGCTGGACGAGTTCCCGCTGACGCGGCTGGGCCAGCTCAAGGCCTGCACCAACTTCGACGACATCCTCAACGTGTGCGACGACTACGACGTGACCTGCAACGAGTTCTTCTTCGACCGCAACCCGGGGGCCTTCGGCACCATCCTCACCTTCCTGCGGGCGGGCAAGCTGCGGCTGCTGCGGGAGATGTGCGCGCTCTCCTTCCAGGAGGAGCTGCTCTACTGGGGCATCGCCGAGGACCACCTGGAcggctgctgccgccgccgctaCCTGCAGAAGATCGAGGAGTTCGCCGAGATGGTGGAGCAGGAGGACGAGGAGGACCCGCTGGACAGCGAGGGCCGCGACAGCGAGGGCCCCGCCAGGGCCGAGGGCCGCCTGGGCCGCTGCATGCGGAGACTGCGCGACATGGTGGAGAGGCCCCACTCGGGGCTGCCCGGCAAGGTGTTCGCCTGCCTGTCGGTGCTCTTTGTCACCGTCACCGCGGTCAACCTCTCCGTCAGCACCTTGCCCagcctgagggaggaggaggagcag GGCCAGTGCTCCCAGATGTGCCGCAACGTCTTCATCGTGGAGTCCGTGTGCGTGGGCTGGTTCTCCCTCGAGTTCCTCCTGCGGTTCATCCAGGCGCCCAGCAAGTTCGCCTTCCTGCGCAGCCCGCTGACGCTCATCGACCTGGTGGCCATCCTGCCCTACTACGTCACGCTGCTGGTGGACGGCGCGGCCTCGGGCCGCCGCAAGCCGGGCGCCAGCAACAGCTACCTGGACAAGGTGGGGCTGGTGCTGCGCGTGCTGCGGGCGCTGCGCATCCTGTACGTGATGCGCCTGGCGCGCCACTCGCTGGGGCTGCAGACGCTGGGGCTCACGGCCCGCCGCTGCACCCGCGAGTTCGGGCTGCTGCTGCTCTTCCTGTGCGTGGCCATCGCCCTCTTCGCCCCGCTCCTCTATGTCATTGAGAACGAGATGGCCGACAGCCCCGAGTTCACCAGCATCCCCGCCTGCTACTGGTGGGCGGTCATCACCATGACGACTGTGGGCTACGGAGACATGGTGCCCAGGAGCACGCCCGGCCAGGTGGTGGCGCTGAGCAGCATCCTCAGCGGCATCCTGCTCATGGCCTTCCCGGTGACGTCCATCTTCCACACCTTCTCGCGCTCCTACCTGGAGCTCaagcaggagcaggagagggtGATGTTCCGCAGGGCCCAGTTCCTCATCAAAACCAAGTCGCAGCTGAGCGGCATGTCCCAGGACAGTGACATCTTGTTCGGAAGTGCCTCCTCGGACACCAGAGACAACAACTGA